In Paroedura picta isolate Pp20150507F chromosome 1, Ppicta_v3.0, whole genome shotgun sequence, the following are encoded in one genomic region:
- the LOC143828990 gene encoding heat shock 70 kDa protein 1-like produces MGADLSHGNADNLCDGSATLSLPRFSSTPARTRPKGPAVGIDLGTTSSCVAVCQKGRVEVIANHYGSRTTPSGVAFTDRERLVGEAAETQRGLHPENTVFGAKRLMGRRYDDPAVQGGMKHWPFQVAPCGEKAQVRVTFKGVEKAFYPEEISAVVLTRLKQAAEAFLGRPVSQAVVTVPAYFNDAQRQATLDAAAIAGLEVLRLINEPSAAAIAYGLNAGPCRKAKRNLLVFDLGGGTFDVSVLSVQDGVFEVMGTAGDTQLGGEDFDQRLLDHLVLEFKRQHKEDLGQSSKALQRLRVACERAKRALSADLRATVAVDSLYKGLDFCQTVSRACFEDLCADLFQATVEHVQRALEDAGVKKSQIHDVVLVGGSTRIPMIQTLLLKFFDGKELRRSISPEEAVAHGAAIQAAILTGHRYQNLENLLLLDVTPVSLGLETVGGVMDVVVKRNSPIPTKENRNFSTTEDNQTSLFLQVYEGERTLTKHNRLLGTVSLSGLQPAPRCVPVIVVTFEIDHNNILTVSAVERNTGNSKQLVITDTRGRLDREEMERILEEEQEHRAHEEAAREKAEALNSLESSTFQLKRAAEHGKSLDDRAKRRVLEMCEETALWLEENRLAPKKEYEERRRELEDVCYSIITHFSKGGDAESNC; encoded by the coding sequence ATGGGAGCGGATCTCAGCCATGGCAACGCCGACAACTTATGCGACGGCTCCgccaccctctctctcccccgGTTCAGCAGCACACCGGCCCGCACCCGCCCAAAGGGCCCGGCGGTGGGGATTGACCTGGGCACCACCTCCTCGTGCGTGGCCGTCTGCCAGAAGGGCAGGGTGGAGGTGATAGCCAACCACTACGGCAGCCGGACCACGCCCAGCGGCGTGGCCTTCACGGACCGGGAGCGCCTCGTGGGGGAAGCCGCGGAAACGCAGAGGGGCCTCCACCCGGAGAATACGGTCTTCGGCGCCAAGCGACTGATGGGCCGTAGGTACGACGACCCTGCGGTGCAGGGCGGGATGAAGCACTGGCCTTTCCAGGTGGCCCCGTGTGGAGAGAAGGCCCAAGTGCGGGTGACGTTCAAAGGGGTGGAGAAGGCCTTCTATCCCGAGGAGATCTCTGCCGTGGTTCTGACCAGGCTGAAGCAGGCGGCCGAGGCCTTTCTGGGCCGGCCAGTCTCGCAGGCGGTCGTCACCGTCCCGGCCTACTTCAACGACGCCCAGCGCCAGGCCACCCTCGATGCCGCGGCCATTGCCGGCCTCGAGGTGCTGCGCCTCATCAACGAGCCCAGCGCGGCCGCCATCGCCTACGGCCTGAACGCCGGCCCCTGCCGGAAGGCCAAGAGGAACCTCCTCGTCTTCGACCTGGGCGGGGGGACCTTCGATGTGTCCGTGCTCTCGGTCCAAGACGGCGTCTTCGAGGTGATGGGGACCGCGGGAGACACCCAGCTGGGCGGGGAGGACTTTGACCAGCGGCTGCTGGATCATCTCGTGCTGGAATTCAAGAGGCAGCACAAGGAGGACCTCGGCCAGAGCTCCAAGGCCCTGCAGAGGCTGAGGGTGGCCTGTGAAAGGGCCAAGAGGGCCCTGAGCGCCGACCTGAGGGCCACGGTCGCCGTCGACTCCCTCTACAAGGGCCTGGATTTCTGCCAGACGGTCTCCCGGGCCTGCTTTGAAGACCTGTGTGCTGACCTCTTCCAGGCCACCGTGGAGCACGTGCAGAGGGCGCTGGAGGACGCCGGGGTGAAGAAGAGTCAGATCCACGACGTCGTGCTGGTGGGCGGCTCGACGCGCATCCCCATGATCCAGACCCTCCTGCTGAAGTTCTTCGATGGGAAGGAGCTCCGGAGGAGCATCAGCCCCGAGGAAGCCGTGGCCCACGGGGCGGCCATCCAAGCGGCCATCCTGACAGGCCACCGCTACCAGAACCTGGAGAACCTTCTCCTCTTGGACGTGACCCCCGTTTCTCTGGGGCTGGAGACCGTCGGGGGGGTGATGGACGTTGTGGTCAAGCGTAACTCTCCCATCCCGACCAAGGAGAACAGGAACTTCTCCACCACCGAGGACAACCAGACCAGCCTCTTCCTGCAGGTCTACGAAGGGGAGCGGACGCTGACCAAACACAACCGCCTCCTGGGGACGGTCTCCCTGAGCGGCCTGCAGCCCGCTCCCCGGTGCGTGCCGGTGATTGTGGTCACGTTCGAGATCGATCACAACAACATCCTCACCGTTTCCGCGGTGGAAAGGAACACGGGCAACAGCAAGCAGCTGGTCATCACGGACACCCGCGGCCGGCTGGACCGAGAGGAGATGGAGCGCAtcctggaggaggagcaggagcacaGAGCGCACGAGGAGGCCGCGCGGGAGAAGGCGGAAGCCCTGAATTCCCTGGAGTCCTCCACCTTCCAGCTCAAGCGGGCTGCCGAGCACGGGAAGTCCCTGGATGACCGGGCCAAGAGGCGGGTGCTGGAAATGTGTGAGGAGACGGCCCTGTGGCTGGAGGAGAACCGGCTGGCCCCCAAGAAGGAGTACGAGGAGCGGAGGAGGGAGCTGGAGGACGTCTGCTATTCCATCATCACACATTTTAGCAAGGGAGGCGATGCAGAGAGCAACTGCTAA